In the bacterium genome, one interval contains:
- a CDS encoding PAS domain-containing sensor histidine kinase yields the protein MAATASLAAPRVAAPPAPDLLAAALQDLPDGIALIESADDRVVAVNRAVRQLLGYEPAWLVGRSLGLLRPPGSPSVAARAWRHGLVVEDCELRRIDGSRCPIQLRARPTTVDGRELVLVTLRDIRERRRAEEQHRSIFENAIEGIFQTTPDGQYLTANPALARIYGYASPAELMAHLTDIAEQLYVDAGRRREFRRLLEERDAVQSFESEVRRRDGAVVWISENARAVRDADGRLRHYEGTVVDITARKHAEAAEREEAAVAAALVRVGEALIASINSPAILERLCEVTLDALACDWSHTLLWLAARDAYVPVAAADREAGAAPAATPVSPAALAPLLERLARDEVVVLDAAACAALPAALRPGGRPCGAAIFFPIRRGDACDGVLMAGGRERRRPFTAADVRVARGIAHLAAIALAHARALEELARANRVKSEFVATMSHELRTPLNIILGYTELLRGGSFGDVTAEQREVLARVARSGDELLELITATLDLSRLESGRATLDLAPVDLPALLAAVAGEARELLRDKPAVALRCALAPDLPRLRTDAAKLKVVVKNLVSNAVKFTERGAVSLGAARRDDGIEVVVADTGIGIAPEALPIIFEAFRQADSSMTRRYGGVGLGLHVVRRLLSMLGGAVSVESAPGAGSTFRVWLPTAGPPA from the coding sequence ATGGCTGCCACCGCCTCCCTCGCCGCGCCGCGCGTCGCCGCGCCGCCCGCGCCCGACCTGCTCGCCGCCGCGCTGCAGGATCTGCCGGACGGCATCGCCCTGATCGAAAGCGCCGACGACCGCGTGGTCGCCGTCAATCGCGCCGTGCGCCAGCTCCTCGGCTACGAGCCGGCCTGGCTGGTGGGCCGTTCGCTCGGGCTGCTGCGGCCGCCGGGATCGCCGTCGGTGGCCGCCCGCGCCTGGCGCCACGGCCTGGTGGTGGAGGATTGCGAGCTGCGGCGCATCGACGGCTCGCGCTGCCCGATCCAGTTGCGGGCGCGGCCGACGACGGTCGACGGGCGCGAGCTCGTGCTGGTGACGCTGCGTGACATCCGCGAGCGCCGCCGCGCCGAGGAGCAGCACCGCAGCATCTTCGAGAACGCGATCGAGGGCATCTTCCAGACCACGCCGGACGGCCAGTATCTCACCGCCAATCCGGCGCTGGCGCGCATCTATGGATACGCCTCGCCGGCGGAGCTGATGGCGCACCTCACCGACATCGCCGAGCAGTTGTACGTCGACGCCGGGCGCCGCCGCGAGTTCCGCCGCCTGCTGGAGGAGCGCGACGCGGTGCAGAGCTTCGAATCCGAGGTGCGGCGCCGGGACGGAGCGGTGGTATGGATCTCCGAGAACGCGCGCGCCGTGCGCGACGCCGACGGCCGGCTGCGCCACTACGAGGGCACGGTCGTCGACATCACCGCCCGCAAGCACGCCGAAGCCGCCGAACGCGAGGAGGCGGCGGTCGCGGCGGCCCTGGTGCGCGTCGGCGAGGCGCTGATCGCCTCGATCAACTCGCCCGCCATCCTCGAACGCCTGTGCGAGGTCACGCTCGACGCCCTCGCGTGCGACTGGAGCCACACCCTGCTCTGGCTGGCGGCGCGCGACGCCTACGTGCCGGTCGCGGCCGCCGACCGCGAGGCGGGCGCCGCCCCGGCCGCGACGCCGGTGTCGCCGGCGGCGCTGGCGCCGCTGCTCGAGCGCCTCGCCCGCGACGAGGTGGTGGTGCTCGACGCCGCCGCCTGCGCGGCGCTGCCGGCGGCGCTGCGCCCCGGCGGACGGCCGTGCGGCGCGGCGATCTTCTTCCCGATCCGCCGCGGCGACGCCTGCGACGGCGTGCTGATGGCCGGCGGCCGCGAGCGCCGGCGGCCGTTCACCGCCGCGGACGTGCGGGTGGCGCGCGGCATCGCCCATCTGGCGGCGATCGCGCTCGCCCACGCGCGCGCCCTCGAGGAGCTGGCGCGCGCCAACCGCGTGAAGTCCGAGTTCGTCGCCACCATGTCGCACGAGCTGCGCACGCCGCTGAACATCATCCTCGGCTACACCGAGCTGCTGCGCGGCGGCAGCTTCGGCGACGTCACCGCGGAGCAGCGCGAGGTGCTGGCGCGGGTGGCGCGCAGCGGCGACGAGCTGCTGGAGCTGATCACCGCCACCCTGGACCTCAGCCGACTGGAATCGGGGCGGGCGACGCTCGATCTCGCCCCCGTGGACCTGCCGGCCCTGCTCGCCGCCGTCGCCGGCGAGGCGCGCGAGCTGCTGCGCGACAAGCCGGCGGTGGCGCTGCGCTGCGCGCTCGCCCCCGACCTGCCGCGGCTGCGCACCGACGCGGCGAAGTTGAAGGTGGTGGTGAAGAACCTGGTGAGCAACGCGGTGAAGTTCACCGAACGCGGAGCGGTGAGCCTCGGCGCGGCGCGGCGCGACGACGGCATCGAGGTGGTGGTCGCCGACACCGGCATCGGCATCGCCCCCGAGGCGCTGCCGATCATCTTCGAGGCCTTCCGCCAGGCGGACAGCTCGATGACCCGCCGCTACGGCGGCGTCGGCCTCGGCCTGCACGTCGTGCGCCGCCTCCTGTCGATGCTCGGCGGCGCGGTCAGCGTCGAGAGCGCGCCCGGCGCCGGTTCGACCTTCCGCGTCTGGCTGCCGACCGCCGGCCCGCCGGCGTGA
- a CDS encoding transcriptional activator RfaH, whose protein sequence is MAPVAIGIREAGRVMAAAWYVVETQRHRELVARAVLADRGITSYLPRVRQWPRPAVGSAVAPLFPGYLFVRVAFGEQGHQVLRSNGVKAFVAFGGEPVPVRDEVVAFLQTREGADGVIRCGEPSGGAAVRIVDGPFRGLTAVVTERLAAGDRVRVLMELLQRQTSVELPERWVRRL, encoded by the coding sequence GTGGCTCCGGTCGCCATCGGCATCCGCGAGGCGGGGCGCGTGATGGCGGCGGCGTGGTACGTGGTGGAGACGCAGCGGCATCGCGAGCTGGTGGCGCGCGCGGTGCTCGCCGACCGCGGCATCACCAGCTACCTGCCGCGCGTGCGGCAGTGGCCGCGGCCCGCCGTCGGGTCGGCGGTGGCGCCGCTCTTCCCCGGCTATCTCTTCGTGCGGGTCGCCTTCGGTGAGCAGGGGCACCAGGTGCTGCGCAGCAACGGGGTCAAGGCGTTCGTCGCCTTCGGCGGCGAGCCGGTTCCGGTGCGGGACGAGGTCGTCGCCTTCCTGCAGACGCGCGAGGGCGCGGACGGCGTCATCCGCTGCGGCGAGCCGAGCGGCGGCGCCGCGGTGCGCATCGTCGACGGTCCGTTCCGCGGCCTCACCGCGGTGGTCACCGAGCGGCTCGCCGCCGGCGACCGGGTGCGGGTGCTGATGGAGCTGCTGCAACGCCAGACGTCGGTCGAGCTGCCGGAGCGCTGGGTCAGGAGGCTGTGA
- a CDS encoding polysaccharide biosynthesis/export family protein, which translates to MTIIRWPRGAAPRPLRRAARVAVLVGLLGGCASAPPAAPLPPPEPAGPYVIEPGDTLTLRFARNPELNEDALVVRPDGMIAPQLVGEVAAAGLTPAALAAQLAQAYAGELAHPQVTVGVRTFTRHRVSVAGEVAQPGVQPLLHGLTLSQAIHHAGGFLKTANRAQVIVIRHHGDGTVSGHAVDLEAVESGQQPQDDVTLQALDQIYVPKTQIANINVLVEQYIRNNIPVNSLGIGITPF; encoded by the coding sequence ATGACGATCATTCGTTGGCCGCGCGGCGCCGCGCCGCGCCCGCTGCGCCGCGCCGCGCGCGTCGCCGTGCTCGTGGGCCTGCTCGGCGGCTGCGCGAGCGCGCCGCCGGCGGCGCCGCTGCCGCCGCCGGAGCCCGCCGGGCCGTACGTGATCGAACCCGGCGACACGTTGACGCTGCGCTTCGCGCGCAACCCCGAGCTCAACGAGGACGCCCTGGTGGTGCGGCCGGACGGCATGATCGCGCCGCAACTGGTCGGCGAGGTCGCGGCCGCCGGACTGACGCCGGCGGCGCTCGCCGCGCAGCTCGCGCAGGCCTACGCCGGGGAGCTCGCGCATCCGCAGGTCACGGTCGGCGTCCGCACCTTCACCCGGCACCGGGTGTCGGTCGCCGGCGAGGTGGCGCAGCCGGGGGTGCAGCCGCTGCTGCACGGGCTGACGCTGTCGCAGGCGATCCACCACGCCGGCGGCTTCCTCAAGACCGCCAATCGCGCCCAGGTGATCGTCATCCGCCACCACGGCGACGGCACGGTGAGCGGCCACGCCGTCGACCTGGAGGCGGTGGAATCCGGCCAGCAGCCGCAGGACGACGTGACGCTGCAGGCGCTCGACCAGATCTACGTGCCGAAGACGCAGATCGCCAACATCAACGTCCTCGTCGAGCAGTACATCCGCAACAACATCCCGGTGAACAGTCTGGGCATCGGGATCACGCCCTTCTGA
- a CDS encoding amidase: MAFAEYAQYDGLGLAELVATRQVTPIELAEAAIARIEKHNPTLNAVIRPLFDYGRGVAAAPGGGPFRGVPFLLKDILGNLAGVPTQSGARFLVDLPSAQDDTLVVRFRAAGLVPLGKTNVPEFGLLPTTESALYGPARNPWNPRHSTGGSSGGSAAAVAAGIVPLAHANDGGGSIRIPASCCGLVGLKPSRARNPLGPMLGDIMSGLIAEHVVSRSVRDTAALLDCTAGPEPGDPYMVAPPARPFAEEARTPPGRLRLAFATRAPGGVAIHPECVAAVEATARLCEELGHVVEEAAPPVDPGQFSQSFMALWTAGLAMQIEAVSMLAGRAIREADFEGLTWSLYQQGRQVTGSQYLLALAMLQITGRAVGQFHERYDAWLAPTLAAPPIALGTIDIDERDVLKAFAPIIDYVPFTPLQNATGQPAISLPLHWTADGLPVGVMFSARLGDEATLLRLAGQLEQARPWKDRRPAVWD; this comes from the coding sequence ATGGCATTCGCGGAATACGCCCAGTACGACGGACTCGGCCTCGCCGAGCTGGTGGCGACCAGGCAGGTGACGCCGATCGAGCTCGCCGAGGCGGCCATCGCCCGCATCGAGAAGCACAACCCGACGCTCAACGCGGTCATCCGCCCGCTCTTCGACTACGGCCGCGGCGTGGCGGCGGCGCCGGGCGGCGGTCCGTTCCGCGGCGTGCCGTTCCTGCTCAAGGACATCCTCGGCAACCTCGCCGGCGTGCCGACGCAGAGCGGCGCCCGCTTCCTGGTCGACCTGCCGAGCGCCCAGGACGACACGCTGGTCGTCCGCTTCCGCGCCGCCGGCCTGGTGCCGCTCGGCAAGACCAACGTGCCGGAGTTCGGCCTGCTGCCGACGACCGAATCGGCGCTCTACGGTCCGGCGCGCAATCCGTGGAACCCCCGCCACTCGACCGGCGGCTCGAGCGGCGGCTCGGCGGCGGCGGTCGCCGCCGGCATCGTGCCGCTGGCGCACGCCAACGACGGCGGCGGCTCGATCCGCATCCCGGCCTCGTGCTGCGGCCTGGTCGGCCTCAAGCCGAGCCGCGCCCGCAATCCCCTCGGCCCGATGCTCGGCGACATCATGAGCGGCCTGATCGCCGAGCACGTCGTCAGCCGCAGCGTGCGCGACACCGCGGCGCTGCTCGACTGCACCGCCGGACCGGAGCCCGGCGATCCCTACATGGTGGCGCCGCCGGCGCGCCCGTTCGCCGAGGAGGCGCGCACGCCGCCCGGCCGACTGCGCCTCGCCTTCGCCACCCGGGCGCCCGGCGGCGTCGCGATCCATCCCGAGTGCGTGGCCGCGGTCGAGGCGACCGCCCGGCTGTGCGAGGAGCTCGGCCACGTCGTCGAGGAGGCGGCGCCGCCGGTCGATCCGGGCCAGTTCTCGCAGTCGTTCATGGCGCTGTGGACCGCCGGCCTGGCGATGCAGATCGAGGCCGTGTCGATGCTGGCCGGGCGCGCGATCCGCGAGGCCGACTTCGAGGGCCTCACCTGGTCGCTGTATCAGCAGGGCCGGCAGGTGACCGGGTCGCAGTACCTGCTGGCGCTGGCGATGCTGCAGATCACCGGGCGAGCGGTCGGCCAGTTCCACGAGCGCTACGACGCCTGGCTCGCGCCGACGCTCGCCGCGCCGCCGATCGCCCTCGGCACCATCGACATCGACGAGCGCGACGTGCTCAAGGCGTTCGCGCCGATCATCGACTACGTGCCCTTCACCCCGCTGCAGAACGCCACCGGCCAGCCGGCGATCTCGCTGCCCCTGCACTGGACCGCCGACGGCCTGCCGGTCGGGGTCATGTTCAGCGCCCGGCTGGGCGACGAGGCGACGCTGCTGCGCCTCGCCGGTCAACTCGAGCAGGCGCGGCCGTGGAAGGATCGCCGGCCGGCGGTCTGGGACTGA